A stretch of the Aegilops tauschii subsp. strangulata cultivar AL8/78 chromosome 4, Aet v6.0, whole genome shotgun sequence genome encodes the following:
- the LOC109770255 gene encoding uncharacterized protein encodes MEEFISLGGDEPEPRASEDLDQPQVQAQVDLNLNLNHAPPPKTETEPLPSHHQPQDSGVVVLEEGQIACQESSSAAAVQDAQAKAQEEALLRANGVGPPPPSRQQPQATKAAACDDIIDLEEGQVEDMDLSDDNAVVVVVTKQHGAVSAETPKGNNVGPSLSTPNSAFIDQSPTRGVKRARAESTEPSVRVVYNNLTRESKRKLMELMQQWSEWQARKQHASTETVEQVLDCGEETYYPALHVGSERSCAVSFWVDSQARGNAAVDDGAVPLYDREFTLGSTPMGDSSNAEGKKDKDDSRCFNCGSYSHALKDCPKPRDHVAISNARKQHNLKRNLSNVGNRGQNRYYQKTPGKFDDLKAGVLGSETRECLGLRENDPPPWLHRMRELGYPPGYLDEVEDEDKPSGITIFGDGEVKEEQQQHEEGELPEKGEASPPRKRMTVEFPGINAPVPENGDPWLWGSAPPPPLQSSSGRHNQHSSSDSRDRAPPAPPGVEHYSSSRYHSYDYGPAIPGAGRRSSSGYDDGAWTPSPSFSSRQHLGSGGSRERERERERERERDRERDRHYYSNRR; translated from the exons ATGGAGGAGTTCATCAGTCTCGGCGGCGACGAACCTGAGCCTCGCGCCTCGGAAGATCTCGACCAACCCCAAGTCCAAGCCCAAGTCGATTTGAATCTGAATCTGAATCACGCACCACCACCAAAGACGGAGACGGAGCCTCTGCCATCCCACCACCAGCCACAAGACAGCGGCGTCGTCGTCCTCGAGGAAGGCCAGATCGCCTGCCAAGAATcttcttctgctgctgctgtccaAGATGCGCAGGCCAAGGCCCAAGAAGAAGCCCTGCTGCGAGCAAATGGAGTGGGGCCTCCTCCCCCATCCCGCCAACAACCGCAGGCCACAAAGGCCGCCGCTTGTGATGACATCATCGATCTCGAAGAAGGCCAGGTTGAGGACATGGACCTCTCCGACGACAATGCCGTAGTCGTCGTCGTTACAAAGCAGCATGGTGCTGTTTCAGCTGAAACACCCAAGGGCAACAATGTTGGGCCTTCCCTTTCGACACCGAACAGCGCCTTTATCGACCAAAGCC CCACAAGAGGAGTTAAAAGAGCCCGTGCCGAATCAACCGAGCCCTCTGTCCGTGTAGTCTACAACAACTTGACAAG GGAAAGCAAAAGGAAGCTCATGGAACTGATGCAACAATGGTCCGAGTGGCAAGCTAGAAAGCAGCACGCCTCGACG GAAACTGTGGAACAAGTCTTGGACTGTGGTGAAGAGACTTATTATCCAGCATTACATGTTGGTTCAGAGAGATCCTGTGCTGTG TCATTCTGGGTGGATAGCCAAGCACGAGGAAATGCTGCTGTGGATGATGGTGCGGTGCCACTGTATGATCGAGAATTTACATTGGGTTCAACTCCTATGGGTGATTCATCAAACGCTGAAGG CAAGAAAGATAAGGATGATTCTCGCtgtttcaactgtggttcgtataGCCATGCTCTGAAGGATTGCCCAAAGCCTCGTGACCATGTTGCAATTAGCAATGCCCGCAAGCAGCACAACTTGAAAAGGAACCTATCTAATGTTGGTAATCGTGGACAAAATCGGTACTACCAGAAGACGCCAGGCAAATTTGATGATCTCAAGGCAGGAGTCCTGGGATCTGAGACTAGAGAATGCTTGGGACTCAGG GAAAATGACCCGCCGCCGTGGCTGCACAGGATGCGTGAATTGGGTTATCCTCCAGGTTACCTAG ATGAGGTGGAAGATGAAGACAAACCATCTGGCATCACCATATTTGGGGACGGGGAGGTGAaggaagagcagcagcagcacgagGAGGGAGAGCTTCCGGAGAAGGGCGAAGCATCCCCACCTCGCAAGAGGATGACGGTGGAGTTCCCTGGAATAAACGCGCCCGTCCCAGAGAACGGCGACCCTTGGCTCTGGGGCAGCGCTCCTCCGCCCCCTCTTCAGTCCTCCTCGGGCCGTCACAACCAGCACTCGTCATCAGATTCGAGGGATAGAGCTCCTCCTGCTCCTCCAGGCGTTGAGCATTACTCGTCATCGAGGTATCACTCATACGACTACGGACCGGCGATCCCTGGTGCCGGAAGAAGAAGCTCATCTGGTTATGACGATGGTGCCTGGACCCCGAGCCCTTCGTTTTCGAGCAGGCAGCACTTAGGGTCGGGGGGatcgagggagagggagagggagagggagagggaaagggaaagggACAGAGAGAGGGACAGGCACTACTACAGCAACAGGAGGTGA
- the LOC109770263 gene encoding receptor-like protein kinase ANXUR1 encodes MAAARGRGVLLAVLLLMMVAFAFVDADIYKPTDSILVHCGSDKDGQDEDGRKWTADKDSKWLPDGGKSSVMGTADVPDPSLPSPVPYMTARVFPKETAYTFPVADADRHWVRLHFYPAAYHGIPADHFFFSVTTSTGVTLLRNFSVYTTAKALTQAYIVREFSLPPSTTGSLSLKFTPTAMNNASYAFVNGIEIISMPSFFGDPATLVGLDDQSLDASAGNLQTMYRLSVGGSYIPPANDSGLSREWFSDTPYVYGAATGVTFEANDTIPIKYPTPADEYAAPVSIYDSFRHMGRDPKMNRNNNLTWVFEVDGNFTYLLRLHFCSLMEDKINQVVFAILVNNKTATTTGSADIIAWAKEKNPANPGAPGKGVPVFKDYAVFMPAAPAGSDTILWLTLRPDTATNPQFVNAFLNGLEVFKVSDASGNLAGPNPDISKMLAEAELGAVDGQFREKPSNVGALIGGAAGGAAAFGLVAAVCFVAYQSKRRRELSSSPSHSSSGWLPVYGGNSQTSVSKSSGGRSAVTLNPNITAMCRHFSFQEIKSATKGFDESLVIGVGGFGKVYRGVVDGDTKVAIKRSNPSSEQGVLEFQTEIEMLSKLRHKHLVSLIGCCEDNGEMILVYDYMAHGTLREHLYKSGKPPLPWRQRLEIVIGAARGLHYLHTGAKYTIIHRDVKTTNILVDEKWVAKVSDFGLSKTGPTVQNQTHVSTMVKGSFGYLDPEYFRRQKLTEKSDVYSFGVVLFEVLCGRPALNPSLPREQVSLADHALSCQRKGTLEEIIDPVLEGKIAPDCLKKFAETAEKCLADQGVDRPSMGDVLWNLEFALQQQDTFENGGKPPEVDDYSSSFTITPPSMEESLAANAAALSLISEDMDEEDIANSVIFSQIAKPTGR; translated from the coding sequence ATGGCGGCCGCCCGAGGCCGAGGCGTCCTTCTCGCCGTCCTCCTCTTGATGATGGTGGCGTTTGCGTTCGTCGACGCAGACATATACAAGCCAACGGACTCCATTCTGGTTCACTGCGGGTCGGACAAGGACGGGCAAGACGAGGACGGCAGGAAGTGGACCGCCGACAAGGACAGCAAGTGGCTCCCCGACGGGGGCAAGTCCTCCGTCATGGGCACCGCCGACGTGCCGGACCCGTCGCTCCCCTCCCCTGTGCCCTACATGACGGCGCGGGTCTTCCCCAAGGAGACCGCCTACACCTTCCCCGTGGCCGACGCCGACCGCCACTGGGTGCGCCTCCACTTCTACCCGGCGGCCTACCACGGCATCCCCGCCGACCACTTCTTCTTCTCCGTCACCACCTCCACCGGCGTCACGCTGCTCCGCAACTTCAGCGTCTACACCACCGCCAAGGCCCTCACCCAGGCCTACATCGTCCGGGAgttctccctccctccctccaccACCGGCTCGCTCTCCCTCAAATTCACGCCCACCGCCATGAACAACGCCTCCTACGCCTTCGTCAACGGCATCGAGATCATCTCCATGCCCAGCTTCTTCGGCGACCCGGCCACGCTGGTCGGTCTCGACGACCAGTCCCTCGACGCCAGCGCCGGCAACCTGCAGACCATGTACCGGCTCAGCGTCGGCGGCTCCTACATCCCTCCCGCCAACGACTCCGGGCTGTCCCGTGAGTGGTTCTCCGACACACCCTACGTCTACGGCGCCGCCACGGGCGTCACCTTCGAGGCCAACGACACGATCCCGATCAAGTACCCGACCCCCGCCGACGAGTATGCCGCGCCCGTCAGCATCTACGACTCGTTCCGCCACATGGGGCGCGACCCCAAGATGAACAGGAACAACAACCTCACCTGGGTGTTCGAGGTGGACGGCAACTTCACCTACCTCCTCCGCCTCCACTTCTGCTCGCTCATGGAAGACAAGATCAACCAGGTCGTCTTCGCCATCCTCGTCAACAACAAGACGGCCACCACCACCGGCAGCGCCGACATCATCGCCTGGGCCAAGGAGAAGAACCCTGCTAATCCCGGCGCGCCCGGCAAAGGCGTGCCGGTCTTCAAGGACTACGCCGTGTTCATGCCCGCCGCTCCGGCAGGCAGCGACACCATCCTCTGGCTCACGCTGCGCCCAGACACCGCCACCAATCCACAGTTCGTCAACGCTTTCCTCAACGGCCTGGAGGTCTTTAAGGTGAGCGACGCCTCCGGCAACCTGGCCGGCCCAAACCCCGACATCTCCAAGATGctggcggaggccgagctggGGGCCGTGGACGGGCAGTTCAGGGAGAAGCCGAGCAACGTCGGGGCGCTCAtcggcggggcggcgggcggcgcggcggcgttcGGGCTGGTGGCGGCCGTGTGCTTCGTGGCGTACCAGAGCAAGAGGAGGAGGGAGCTGAGCAGCAGCCCGTCGCACTCCTCCTCCGGGTGGCTGCCGGTGTACGGCGGCAACTCGCAGACGAGCGTGAGCAAGTCGTCGGGCGGCAGGAGCGCGGTGACGCTGAACCCCAACATCACGGCCATGTGCCGGCACTTCTCGTTCCAGGAGATAAAGTCGGCGACCAAGGGGTTCGACGAGTCGCTGGTGATCGGCGTGGGCGGGTTCGGGAAGGTGTACCGGGGGGTGGTGGACGGGGACACCAAGGTGGCCATCAAGCGGAGCAACCCGTCGTCGGAGCAGGGGGTGCTGGAATTCCAGACGGAGATCGAGATGCTGTCCAAGCTGCGGCACAAGCACCTGGTGTCCCTCATCGGGTGCTGCGAGGACAACGGCGAGATGATCCTGGTGTACGACTACATGGCGCACGGCACGCTGCGGGAGCACCTGTACAAGAGCGGcaagccgccgctgccgtggAGGCAGCGGCTGGAGATCGTGATCGGCGCCGCCCGGGGGCTCCACTACCTGCACACGGGCGCCAAGTACACCATCATCCACCGCGACGTCAAGACCACCAACATCCTCGTCGACGAGAAGTGGGTGGCCAAGGTGTCCGACTTCGGGCTCTCCAAGACGGGGCCGACGGTGCAGAACCAGACGCACGTGAGCACCATGGTGAAGGGCAGCTTCGGGTACCTGGACCCGGAGTACTTCCGGCGGCAGAAGCTGACGGAGAAGTCGGACGTCTACTCGTTCGGCGTGGTGCTGTTCGAGGTGCTGTGCGGGCGGCCGGCGCTGAACCCGAGCCTGCCGCGGGAGCAGGTGAGCCTGGCGGACCACGCGCTGAGCTGCCAGCGGAAGGGCACCCTGGAGGAGATCATCGACCCGGTGCTGGAGGGGAAGATCGCGCCCGACTGCCTCAAGAAGTTCGCCGAGACGGCGGAGAAGTGCCTGGCGGACCAGGGCGTGGACCGGCCGTCCATGGGCGACGTGCTGTGGAACCTCGAGTTCGCGCTGCAGCAGCAGGACACCTTCGAGAACGGCGGGAAGCCGCCCGAGGTGGACGACTACAGCAGCAGCTTCACCATCACCCCGCCGTCCATGGAGGAGAGCCTGGCGGCCAACGCGGCGGCGCTCTCGCTCATCAGCGAGGACATGGACGAGGAGGACATCGCCAACAGCGTCATCTTCTCCCAGATCGCAAAACCCACCGGACGATGA
- the LOC109770257 gene encoding putative leucine-rich repeat receptor-like serine/threonine-protein kinase At2g19230, producing the protein MCKSSSDALPTTTTTVPSSSRRRRRSPSTATASSSSTSSGPRHTATSTTTTNTASTSSSRSRSSRSSLAAARASLPDQPVLYTFQELAAATNNFLAKRGSSDTFWRCSLRSSPAALFQLRPLPLLTPAAASAALARVARYHHASLARLLGACPAGAHVYLAYALPTGACTLAAYLSSSSTSSSSRAGSSTSRSVVLRTWLSRVQVAVDVAQGIEYAHAHADAAHGRVSPSAVLLVPDAHGGQSVRAVLTHFGAGHFAAPDDDADAEADNQEQPSKGKAADVRAFGVLLLGLLSGEAAESRYRFDRATKELARVSVVDTAAEAVRSGRVRSWVDRQLSDSFPVAAAERLAEVGLRCAADADAEEGKERPEMAWVAGKVSRLYVESRAWERTLQPPSDDLSSVALAPR; encoded by the coding sequence ATGTGCAAGTCCAGCTCAGACGCTCtcccaaccaccaccaccaccgttccttcttcctctcgccgccgccgccgatccccTTCCACCGCCACCgcatcctcctcctccacctcctcggGACCCCGCCACACCGCCacctcaacaacaacaacaaacaccgcctccacctcctcctccaggTCGAGGTCCAGCCGCTCCAGCCTCGCCGCGGCGCGCGCCTCCCTGCCGGACCAGCCCGTCCTCTACACCTTCCAGGAGCTCGCCGCGGCCACCAACAACTTCCTCGCCAAGCGAGGCTCCTCCGACACCTTCTGGCGCTGCTCCCTCCGCTCCAGCCCCGCCGCGCTCTTCCAGCTCCGCCCGCTCCCGCTCCTCACGCCCGCTGCCGCCTCCGCCGCGCTCGCCCGCGTCGCGCGCTACCACCACGCCAGCCTCGCGCGCCTCCTCGGCGCCTGCCCCGCCGGCGCCCACGTCTACCTCGCCTACGCCCTCCCCACCGGCGCCTGCACCCTCGCCGCatacctctcctcctcctccacctcctcgtcctccCGCGCCGGCAGCAGCACCAGTAGAAGCGTGGTCCTCCGCACGTGGCTGTCGCGCGTGCAGGTGGCCGTGGACGTGGCGCAGGGCATCGAGTACGCGCACGCACACGCCGACGCCGCGCACGGCCGCGTCTCGCCGTCGGCCGTGCTCCTCGTCCCCGACGCCCACGGCGGCCAGAGCGTGCGCGCCGTGCTCACCCACTTCGGGGCGGGCCACTTCGCCGCCCCAgacgacgacgccgacgccgaagccgaCAACCAGGAGCAGCCGTCCAAGGGAAAGGCGGCGGACGTGCGCGCGTTCGGGGTGCTGCTGCTGGGGCTGCTGTCGGGGGAGGCGGCGGAGAGCCGTTACCGGTTCGACCGCGCCACCAAGGAGTTGGCGCGCGTGTCGGTGGTGGACACGGCGGCGGAGGCGGTCCGGAGCGGGCGGGTGCGGAGCTGGGTGGACCGGCAGCTGAGCGACTCGTTCCCCGTGGCGGCCGCGGAGAGGCTAGCGGAGGTGGGGCTGCGGTGCGCCGCCGATGCCGATGCCGAGGAGGGAAAGGAGCGGCCGGAGATGGCGTGGGTGGCGGGCAAGGTGTCGCGGTTGTACGTGGAGTCCCGGGCGTGGGAGCGCACCCTGCAGCCGCCCTCCGACGACCTTTCCTCCGTCGCCCTCGCGCCGCGATAG